In Phoenix dactylifera cultivar Barhee BC4 chromosome 11, palm_55x_up_171113_PBpolish2nd_filt_p, whole genome shotgun sequence, the following are encoded in one genomic region:
- the LOC103695861 gene encoding LOW QUALITY PROTEIN: microtubule-associated protein TORTIFOLIA1 (The sequence of the model RefSeq protein was modified relative to this genomic sequence to represent the inferred CDS: inserted 1 base in 1 codon; deleted 2 bases in 2 codons): MATTISKPSSKLSKSPSQSSNSKSSSSSLSSHLAMVELKSRILSALSKLSDRDTHQIAVDDLEKIIRTLPSDGVPMLLNSLLHDPSPPPDPNSRQTPTVARRESLRLLALLCSFQPDXAAAHLPKIIAHLVRRLKDPASDSSVRDACRDAAGSLASIYLRPSAAAAAADNREDTSAAAGGGGSSSPVVSLFVKPLFEAMGEQNKAVQAGAAMCLAKVVECAGGGGDGEGGRPAMAGARFRGLCPRICKLLGGQSFLAKGALLLVVSSLAQVGAISPQNMQQMLQSVRECLENSDWATRKAAADTLSVLTSSSSHLIADGATPTIAALEACRFDKVKPVRDSMIEALLSWKKITGKGKKITGKGEDENSEDLKNGKNCESPDTEEKSEIKRSNSSCRRSESIKDSSAGSSPTNPVSKGKGTSIPEKAAVLLKKRPPTLTDKELNPEFFQKLETRSSDDLPVEVVVPRSCHQSSHSQGEEKPELSDSDSRGIPNHDGLTCRESNDTHGRINPNYQNAEKRSGKYDRPQHSDDFARDKWTEQRGSRANDSKARAFDIEDRIEVSQKDPSARVNITRGDGQTEGSFMNNKGNWLAIQRQLSQLERQQTNLVNMLQDFMGGSHDSMVTLENRVRGLERVVEEMARDLAISSGRRGVNMMLGFEASPERYLSSDSIISGYRGRDPPWRSDAEARDPYAYTAPRNGVMNSRRGPGAASVDVRVPRTEQDGDQVGARRAWDKGQGPFRLGEGPSARSVWQASKDEATLEAIRVAGEDNGTSRITTRIAMPELDAEALTDDNPGQERGPLWASWTRAMDSLHVGDMDSAYAEVLSTSDDILLIKLMDKSGPVVDQLSNEIASEVLHVVGQFLMEQSLFDIALTWLQQLTDLVIENGADVLSIPVEGKREILLSLREASAVEPPEDWEGATPVQIMMQLASCWGINLQQLVK, encoded by the exons ATGGCCACTACCATCTCAAAACCCTCCTCAAAGCTCTCAAAATCCCCTTCCCAATCCTCCAATTCCAAGTCCTCCTCTTCCTCGCTTTCTTCTCATTTGGCTATGGTGGAGCTCAAGTCTCGGATCCTTTCCGCCCTCTCCAAGCTCTCCGACCGCGATACCCACCAGATCGCCGTCGACGACCTCGAGAAGATCATCCGTACCCTCCCCTCCGACGGAGTCCCCATGCTCCTCAACTCCCTCCTCCACGACCCTTCCCCCCCTCCCGATCCCAATTCCCGGCAGACTCCGACCGTCGCCCGCCGCGAGTCACTCCGTCTCCTCGCCCTCCTCTGCTCCTTCCAACCCG CCGCCGCCGCCCACCTCCCCAAGATCATTGCTCACCTCGTCCGCCGCCTCAAGGACCCCGCCTCCGATTCCTCCGTCCGCGACGCCTGCCGCGACGCCGCCGGCTCCCTTGCCTCCATCTACCTCcgcccctccgccgccgccgccgccgccgacaACCGTGAGGACACCTCCGCCGCTGCCGGCGGCGGTGGGTCCTCTTCTCCCGTCGTTTCCCTCTTTGTGAAGCCCTTGTTCGAGGCAATGGGGGAGCAGAACAAGGCGGTGCAGGCCGGGGCGGCGATGTGCCTCGCTAAGGTGGTGGAGTGCGCCGGCGGTGGCGGGGATGGGGAAGGGGGACGGCCGGCGATGGCTGGGGCG CGTTTCAGAGGGCTGTGCCCCAGGATCTGCAAGCTGCTTGGCGGGCAGAGCTTTCTGGCCAAGGGAGCGCTTCTGTTGGTCGTTTCCAGCTTGGCTCAG GTAGGAGCTATTAGTCCTCAGAATATGCAACAAATGCTGCAAAGTGTTCGTGAATGCCTTGAGAATAGTGACTGG GCTACCCGTAAGGCAGCAGCTGATACATTGAGTGTGTTGACATCTTCTTCAAGCCATTTGATTGCCGATGGGGCTACTCCAACAATAGCTGCTCTTGAGGCTTgccgttttgataag GTGAAACCTGTTAGAGATAGCATGATAGAGGCATTGTTGTCATGGAAGAAGATTACAGGAAAGGGGAAGAAGATTACAGGAAAGGGAGAagatgaaaattcagaagactTAAAAA ATGGTAAAAATTGTGAATCACCTGATACTGAAGAAAAGTCAGAGATTAAAAGGTCAAATTCCAGTTGTAGAAGATCAGAATCCATAAAAGATTCATCTGCTGGTTCTTCACCTACTAATCCTGTGTCCAAAGGAAAAGGTACTAGCATACCAGAGAAAGCAGCagttttattaaagaaaagacCTCCTACTTTAACCGACAAAGAGTTGAATCCagaatttttccaaaaacttgAAACAAGAAGTTCAGATGACTTGCCTGTAGAAGTTGTGGTACCTCGTAGCTGTCATCAGTCTTCCCACTCACAAGGTGAAGAAAAACCAGAATTGTCTGATAGTGATTCTCGGGGCATACCAAATCATGATGGCTTGACATGTCGTGAGTCGAACGACACTCATGGACGCATCAATCCTAATTATCAGAATGCCGAGAAAAGATCAGGGAAATATGATAGGCCACAACACTCTGATGATTTTGCTCGGGATAAGTGGACAGAACAAAGAGGATCTAGGGCTAATGACTCAAAAGCAAGGGCTTTTGATATTGAGGATAGGATTGAAGTCAGTCAGAAGGATCCCTCTGCCCGTGTGAATATCACCAGAGGTGATGGCCAAACTGAAGGGTCCTTCATGAACAACAAAGGGAATTGGTTGGCCATTCAAAGGCAGTTATCACAATTGGAGAGGCAACAAACCAATCTCGTGAACATGTTGCAG GATTTTATGGGAGGCTCCCATGACAGCATGGTAACACTAGAAAACAGAGTTCGGGGTCTTGAGAGGGTTGTTGAGGAGATGGCACGAGATTTGGCAATATCATCAGGAAGGAGAGGCGTTAACATGATGCTGGGTTTTGAGGCATCTCCTG AAAGGTATCTCTCATCAGATAGTATAATTTCTGGATATAGGGGAAGAGATCCCCCTTGGAGATCAGATGCTGAAGCACGGGATCCTTATGCATATACTGCTCCAAGAAATGGAGTCATGAACTCGAGGAGAGGTCCTGGTGCTGCTTCTGTTGATGTTAGGGTACCTAGAACTGAACAGGATGGTGATCAAGTTGGCGCCAGGCGAGCTTGGGATAAGGGGCAAGGACCATTTAGGCTTGGTGAGGGTCCTTCTGCAAGAAGTGTTTGGCAAGCGTCAAAGGATGAGGCTACGTTGGAAGCTATCCGAGTGGCTGGCGAAGATAATGGGACCTCTCGAATCACAACACGAATAGCTATGCCGGAGCTGGATGCTGAAGCTTTGACAGATGATAACCCAGGGCAGGAAAGGGGTCCACTTTGGGCTTCCTGGACCCGTGCTATGGATTCGCTTCATGTTGGTGACATGGATTCAGCATATGCTGAGGTTCTGTCTACAAGTGATGATATATTACTCATAAAGTTGATGGATAAATCTGGTCCAGTTGTCGATCAACTTTCCAATGAAATAGCAAGTGAAGTCTTGCATGTGGTTGGACAGTTTCTTATGGAACAAAGCTTGTTTGATATAGCTCTGACCTGGCTTCAACAG TTGACTGATCTGGTCATAGAAAATGGAGCAGACGTCCTCAGCATCCCTGTtgaagggaagagagagatCTTGTTGAGCCTTCGTGAAGCTTCTGCAGTGGAACCACCGGAGGATTGGGAAGGGGCTACCCCTGTCCAGATAATGATGCAGTTAGCTTCATGTTGGGGAATCAATTTACAACAGCTTGTCAAGTAG